One Natrinema halophilum genomic window carries:
- a CDS encoding DUF1214 domain-containing protein, which produces MSNETHHTTPESSSELLRATRRSALRGAGLAGMLALGGGSATASRNPSEANTHEAETETSADDGSVPVTWENFPRSQIHLMMENIVEQGGFGEFYHFPTIVGPDVRIAALPNRDTIYSIGVFDLTEPVTITKPDSGDRHQSMVVMDEDAYVKEAYQDSGEYTLTQDGVGTRYVWVIVRTFVDPNDPDDVATVQELQDELAVSQDSAGAFEIPNWDRQAHQELFDALVTVMKTIDDYSGAYGDVDEVNPVKYYLATVTPGGVPEPETIYLQRVPDQNDGDTPHTFTVQDVPVDGFWSVTVYNNDGFLEENEYDAYSFNNVTAEPNDDGSVTIHFGGDPDQPNFLYTPAEWFYVVRLYGPREEILDGSYQFPEAEPIE; this is translated from the coding sequence ATGAGTAACGAGACACATCACACGACGCCAGAATCGAGTTCCGAACTGCTGCGGGCAACGCGCCGAAGCGCACTTCGCGGGGCGGGCCTTGCCGGCATGCTCGCGCTGGGTGGTGGCAGTGCCACTGCCAGCCGAAACCCCTCGGAGGCGAACACCCACGAGGCTGAAACCGAGACGTCAGCAGATGACGGGTCAGTTCCAGTCACGTGGGAAAACTTCCCACGGTCACAGATACATCTAATGATGGAGAACATCGTCGAACAAGGCGGGTTCGGCGAGTTTTATCATTTCCCGACGATAGTCGGCCCTGACGTGCGGATCGCGGCCTTGCCCAATCGCGACACGATCTATTCGATCGGTGTCTTCGACCTGACCGAGCCGGTCACCATTACCAAGCCGGACTCCGGTGATCGTCACCAGTCGATGGTCGTCATGGATGAGGACGCGTATGTGAAAGAGGCGTATCAGGATTCCGGCGAGTACACGTTGACCCAGGACGGGGTCGGGACGCGGTACGTGTGGGTCATCGTCCGCACGTTCGTCGACCCGAACGATCCGGATGACGTAGCAACTGTCCAGGAATTACAGGACGAACTCGCGGTGAGCCAGGACTCAGCCGGCGCGTTCGAGATTCCCAATTGGGACCGCCAGGCACACCAAGAACTCTTCGACGCGCTCGTCACAGTCATGAAAACGATTGACGACTACAGCGGTGCTTATGGCGACGTCGACGAGGTCAACCCTGTGAAGTACTATCTCGCCACTGTGACACCGGGCGGCGTTCCGGAGCCAGAAACGATCTATCTGCAAAGGGTCCCCGACCAGAACGACGGTGACACGCCACACACGTTCACCGTCCAGGACGTCCCCGTCGACGGATTCTGGTCGGTCACCGTCTACAACAACGACGGGTTTCTCGAGGAGAACGAGTACGACGCGTACTCGTTCAACAACGTGACTGCAGAGCCGAACGATGACGGTAGTGTCACGATCCATTTCGGCGGTGACCCCGATCAACCGAACTTCCTCTACACGCCAGCGGAGTGGTTCTACGTGGTCCGGCTCTACGGTCCGCGCGAGGAGATTCTCGACGGGAGCTATCAGTTCCCCGAAGCCGAGCCGATCGAGTGA
- a CDS encoding helix-hairpin-helix domain-containing protein, translated as MEISDRKDKTGRLKINISNLSKEYTRLTIGEQKFQLQETELRLLEDQASKAVDRQTPSKRPIDHPTRINDVEVGMDFDERVLFDSLIEINRVGEVTALNILEKIVVSTLDEITKEDLKDIDGVKEDSVDKIWLYLRGFYDGATE; from the coding sequence ATGGAAATCTCGGATAGAAAAGACAAGACAGGGCGTTTGAAAATAAACATCAGTAACCTGTCAAAAGAATATACGAGGCTAACAATTGGGGAGCAAAAGTTCCAACTTCAAGAGACTGAATTACGTTTGTTAGAAGATCAAGCCAGTAAGGCAGTTGATCGCCAGACCCCTTCTAAACGCCCAATTGACCACCCTACACGCATAAATGATGTCGAGGTGGGAATGGACTTTGACGAACGGGTGCTATTTGATAGTTTAATTGAGATAAACCGTGTTGGAGAGGTAACTGCATTGAATATCCTTGAAAAGATAGTGGTTAGTACATTGGATGAAATAACAAAAGAAGATCTGAAAGATATAGATGGGGTAAAGGAAGATTCAGTAGACAAAATTTGGTTGTATCTAAGGGGGTTCTACGATGGGGCTACAGAGTAA
- a CDS encoding tyrosine-type recombinase/integrase, whose amino-acid sequence MEDTTMNATPPHEAKNRYLKDKSTDVTDSTLANYKTTLNIFCDQLIERGINDLNTLTSDEIQRFKEWRLDCVKPITLKTDMTCIKDFIRFCEHVNAVPDGLHMMVRIPKPSREEEVSSDMLTREEATQILGHLQKHEYASLRHVIFAVLWKTGMRRSSLYALDIDDLDAGPKPHLKVRHRPNTGTPLKNKRKGERDVRIDRETVEVIEDYLEWNHSGGVDEQGRMPLLMTSHGKRCEPSTIQRNIYTATRPCHYTAECPMDRSIEGCEATSYNTASKCPGSVGPHALRRGYVTESLNAGQPRDVTADRVDMTIEVLDKHYDHATKSEKMERREEHLMDI is encoded by the coding sequence GTGGAAGATACGACAATGAATGCTACCCCACCGCACGAAGCGAAGAACCGCTACCTGAAAGACAAGTCCACCGACGTTACCGATTCGACGCTTGCGAACTACAAGACGACGCTGAATATCTTCTGTGATCAGCTCATCGAGCGTGGTATCAATGACCTGAACACGCTAACCAGCGACGAGATTCAGCGGTTCAAGGAGTGGCGTCTCGACTGCGTGAAGCCGATCACGCTGAAGACGGACATGACCTGCATTAAGGACTTCATCCGCTTCTGCGAACACGTCAACGCCGTTCCCGACGGTCTGCACATGATGGTTCGTATCCCCAAGCCGAGCCGCGAGGAGGAAGTGTCCAGTGATATGCTCACACGTGAAGAAGCCACACAGATACTCGGCCACCTACAGAAACACGAGTATGCTTCGCTGCGCCACGTTATCTTCGCTGTTCTTTGGAAGACGGGTATGCGACGAAGTTCGCTGTACGCGCTCGATATTGACGATCTCGATGCTGGACCCAAGCCCCACCTGAAGGTCCGTCACCGTCCGAACACCGGAACTCCGCTAAAGAACAAGCGCAAGGGCGAACGTGACGTGCGTATCGACCGTGAGACAGTCGAGGTGATCGAGGATTATCTCGAGTGGAACCATTCAGGTGGAGTGGATGAACAGGGACGGATGCCGCTTCTCATGACCTCTCACGGAAAACGATGTGAGCCATCAACCATCCAGCGGAATATCTACACAGCAACTCGTCCGTGTCATTACACTGCAGAATGTCCAATGGATAGAAGCATTGAGGGGTGTGAAGCGACCTCCTACAATACGGCGAGTAAGTGTCCAGGTTCAGTCGGTCCGCACGCACTCCGTCGGGGATATGTGACGGAATCGCTCAATGCTGGTCAGCCTCGAGATGTGACAGCAGACAGAGTGGATATGACTATCGAAGTACTGGATAAGCACTATGATCACGCAACAAAGAGTGAGAAGATGGAACGACGGGAGGAACACCTAATGGATATCTAA
- a CDS encoding MFS transporter, producing MSSADATLDDTTAVTSRRARWGLLAGAILMSMALGAYELVPASVTPLIRESLGVSASAAGLLVSVMFGTAVLASIPVGIVLDRTNSRYAVAVAVGLLLVAGVWGWQAATAGAYWSLVASRVLGGVAYIVVWNASIDIVARSFGPARQGTAVATLSAGGPVGFAIGQGTGPIVAEQFGWPAIFPIFTGIAFVGVLIFWPMSRGSGHATGTSAPTLSDLGRVVTNRRVWTVGLVGFLSYTLYLFINSWAPSYLTEDLQLSLGLSGALVALFPAVGVLSRVAGGVLSDTLFGGRRRPVVLLSFLVATPVITGFTAIRTIPVVVAALLIAGFAIQLCLGLVFAYVRELVEPAVAATAVAFLTSVGLAGAFIAPIAAGRLIDASNYETAFLVAGTLGALGAVLAWYAPEPGET from the coding sequence GTGTCGAGCGCGGACGCCACGTTGGATGACACGACGGCCGTGACGAGCAGGCGCGCCCGCTGGGGACTGCTCGCGGGCGCGATTCTTATGTCCATGGCGCTCGGCGCCTACGAACTCGTGCCGGCGAGCGTGACGCCGCTCATTCGGGAGTCGCTGGGAGTCAGCGCCTCGGCGGCTGGCCTCCTCGTTAGTGTCATGTTCGGGACGGCGGTTCTCGCGAGCATTCCGGTCGGGATTGTGCTCGACCGAACGAACTCACGGTACGCCGTCGCCGTGGCGGTCGGTCTCCTTCTCGTCGCCGGAGTGTGGGGCTGGCAGGCCGCGACTGCTGGCGCCTACTGGTCGCTCGTCGCCTCACGCGTCCTCGGCGGCGTCGCCTACATCGTCGTCTGGAACGCAAGCATCGACATCGTCGCGCGCTCGTTCGGCCCTGCCAGGCAGGGGACGGCCGTGGCGACGCTCTCCGCGGGCGGGCCGGTCGGCTTCGCCATCGGGCAGGGCACCGGCCCCATCGTCGCCGAGCAGTTCGGATGGCCGGCTATCTTTCCCATCTTCACGGGCATCGCGTTCGTAGGAGTGCTCATCTTCTGGCCGATGAGTCGCGGCAGCGGACACGCTACCGGGACGTCGGCGCCGACGCTGTCGGACCTCGGTCGCGTCGTCACGAACCGCCGCGTCTGGACGGTCGGCCTCGTCGGGTTCCTCAGCTACACGCTGTATCTGTTCATCAACAGTTGGGCACCATCGTACCTCACCGAAGACCTGCAGCTGTCGCTGGGGCTCAGCGGTGCACTCGTCGCCCTGTTTCCGGCCGTTGGCGTGCTCTCGCGAGTGGCCGGCGGCGTCCTTTCGGATACCCTCTTCGGCGGCCGCCGCCGCCCGGTCGTCCTGCTTTCCTTCCTCGTGGCGACGCCCGTCATCACTGGCTTTACTGCGATTCGCACCATCCCCGTCGTCGTCGCGGCGCTGCTTATCGCCGGGTTCGCCATCCAACTGTGCCTCGGCCTCGTCTTCGCGTACGTCCGTGAGCTGGTCGAGCCAGCCGTCGCCGCAACAGCCGTCGCCTTCCTCACGAGCGTCGGCCTGGCGGGGGCGTTCATCGCACCCATCGCCGCCGGGCGGCTCATCGACGCCTCGAACTACGAGACGGCCTTCCTCGTCGCTGGCACCCTCGGGGCGCTCGGAGCAGTCCTGGCGTGGTACGCGCCCGAGCCAGGAGAGACGTAA
- a CDS encoding DUF7351 domain-containing protein: MSNTDTTESQRKGSHGSHGPIGRHAIEAFALLGHKTRLEILLAIWKAHDLRADDNAVAFSQIRKRVEHDDPGNLRYHLEQLDGQFVRQQADRGGYELRVPAQQLIQTVIAGAGVHDEYLEPTDIDQQCPFCGAQTVMSYREGILFWACHECGGMTPGQDFASFDPPGPLTAHPFDPAGLDEWTPDELRAASTVVGRRRLRSAFDGVCPNCSSPVDSWFDWCPDHNSDGCDDCGLRFGTTAHFRCRTCDHHDGSTPKHLALFHPAVVSFYDNHGISTRVRADDFEHARRIYSLMLSHQVTVVEDDPIRVTVTASQDDEMIRLTFDETVRVVDVCR; encoded by the coding sequence GTGAGTAATACAGATACCACTGAGTCGCAACGGAAGGGGTCCCATGGGTCCCATGGACCAATTGGGCGACACGCGATCGAGGCGTTCGCGTTGCTCGGGCACAAGACGCGATTGGAAATCCTCTTGGCAATCTGGAAGGCCCATGATTTGCGGGCGGACGACAACGCTGTTGCGTTCTCCCAAATCCGTAAGCGGGTGGAACATGACGATCCGGGAAACCTGCGCTATCATCTCGAGCAACTCGACGGACAGTTCGTGCGCCAGCAGGCCGACCGCGGCGGGTACGAACTCCGCGTCCCCGCCCAACAGCTCATTCAGACAGTGATTGCGGGTGCTGGAGTTCACGATGAGTACCTCGAGCCGACCGACATCGACCAGCAGTGTCCATTCTGTGGTGCCCAGACAGTGATGAGCTACCGCGAGGGGATTCTCTTCTGGGCCTGCCACGAGTGTGGCGGCATGACGCCAGGACAAGACTTTGCCTCGTTTGACCCGCCCGGACCGCTGACCGCACACCCCTTCGATCCGGCCGGCCTCGACGAATGGACGCCCGATGAACTCCGGGCAGCGAGTACGGTCGTCGGTCGGCGACGACTCCGGTCGGCGTTCGACGGCGTCTGTCCAAACTGTTCCAGTCCAGTAGACAGCTGGTTCGACTGGTGCCCAGACCACAACTCGGATGGGTGTGACGACTGCGGGCTTCGGTTCGGGACGACAGCTCATTTCCGGTGTCGCACCTGCGACCATCACGACGGGTCCACGCCGAAGCACCTCGCGCTCTTTCATCCGGCCGTTGTCTCGTTCTACGACAATCACGGCATCTCGACACGAGTTCGCGCCGATGACTTCGAACACGCGAGACGCATCTATAGCCTCATGCTCAGCCACCAGGTAACGGTGGTCGAGGACGACCCGATTCGCGTGACGGTCACGGCGTCGCAAGATGATGAGATGATTCGACTCACCTTCGACGAGACTGTCAGAGTCGTTGACGTGTGTCGGTGA
- a CDS encoding class I SAM-dependent methyltransferase: MAEPDEESTNEWDTDRYDKGHSFVFEYGEGVVALLEPERGERILDLGCGTGHLTARISDSGATPVGLDASEEMISKARDTYPDCEFVREDARDFSFEEPFDAVFSNAALHWIPEQDAVLESVADALAPGGRFVAELGGAGNVAAIVDAVREDAAERGYDVEDPWYFPSIGDYASKLESHGLETQYARLFDRPTELENGTDGLADWLGMFGDSLLAPIPDDEQPAVISGVEDRLREDHFEDGTWTAEYRRLRVVAVR; this comes from the coding sequence ATGGCCGAACCGGACGAGGAGTCGACTAACGAATGGGATACGGACAGGTACGACAAGGGACACTCCTTCGTCTTCGAGTACGGCGAGGGTGTCGTAGCCCTCCTGGAGCCGGAACGGGGCGAACGGATACTCGATCTCGGGTGTGGAACGGGCCACCTTACGGCCCGGATTTCCGATTCGGGAGCGACGCCGGTCGGTCTCGACGCCTCGGAAGAGATGATTTCGAAAGCGAGGGATACCTATCCCGACTGCGAATTCGTCCGCGAGGATGCCCGCGATTTCTCGTTCGAGGAGCCGTTCGACGCGGTGTTCTCCAACGCAGCACTCCACTGGATTCCGGAACAAGACGCCGTCCTCGAGTCGGTCGCTGACGCGCTCGCTCCCGGCGGCCGGTTCGTCGCTGAACTCGGTGGGGCGGGAAACGTTGCGGCGATCGTCGACGCCGTTCGTGAGGACGCAGCGGAACGCGGCTACGACGTCGAGGACCCGTGGTACTTCCCGAGCATCGGCGACTACGCCTCGAAGCTGGAATCCCACGGGCTCGAAACGCAATACGCGAGGCTCTTCGATCGACCGACCGAACTCGAGAACGGGACGGACGGACTCGCAGACTGGCTGGGCATGTTCGGCGACAGTCTCCTCGCTCCGATCCCCGACGACGAACAGCCGGCAGTGATCTCGGGAGTCGAGGACCGCCTCCGCGAGGATCATTTCGAGGACGGCACGTGGACCGCGGAGTATCGACGACTGCGCGTCGTAGCCGTGAGGTAG
- a CDS encoding response regulator, whose product MKQIDILVAEDNRGDIHLVEQAFAERDLPGEIHSVQTGEEAIDFLSQRGPFAEAPRPDLIVLDLNLPVTSGPEVLTKIRSDPEFPPIPVIVLTGSRSDGDVTRMYSAGANAYLRKPADPNDFMDRMERLVYFWAEEATLPPVEENSGEERSTDQ is encoded by the coding sequence ATGAAGCAGATTGATATCCTGGTAGCAGAGGACAATCGCGGTGACATCCACCTGGTCGAACAGGCGTTTGCGGAGCGCGATCTGCCCGGCGAGATACATTCCGTCCAAACCGGTGAAGAAGCGATTGATTTTCTCTCCCAACGTGGCCCGTTCGCCGAGGCACCGCGCCCGGACCTCATCGTCCTCGATCTGAATCTCCCCGTGACCTCCGGCCCCGAAGTCCTCACGAAGATCAGATCGGATCCGGAATTCCCGCCGATACCAGTAATCGTATTGACGGGCTCCAGATCCGACGGAGACGTCACCAGAATGTACAGTGCAGGTGCAAACGCGTACCTCAGGAAACCAGCCGACCCGAACGACTTTATGGACCGAATGGAACGGCTCGTTTATTTTTGGGCGGAAGAAGCGACACTACCCCCGGTTGAGGAGAACTCCGGAGAAGAACGTTCGACGGATCAGTGA
- a CDS encoding MEDS domain-containing protein, giving the protein MSEQASDPHPTDFGDFEGGFGAIRNRPEDREPSDFPHSHFAAIYETEEERFAATVPFIREGLAAGERCLYVLSDYHEEEVLEILRECGIDVDAALESGAFSFSTVDETYLQNRPFDPDEMISFYRSVVTEANEEYEGLRVIAGTNWIQEVSLETFMEYEGRGNTLFNETDSRALCLYDRDEHSSEVIADVIRTHPHLIYDSTISQNFYYTPANELFETQDHDAEVERMLETLNGRARAESELADHKRFLQELNEITSRPDRSFEEKLHDLLDLGCNWFDLELGALNRVDPNANRLEVEYINGHHDYYQPGADFPLSQTYCIAASDIKQAASVSDPTEEGFDDLAVYQEFGVESYLGTYLPIQGGADRTFAFIAASPREEPFSTEDRTYIELMGQWVKYELERQQYEAELEETIGELRQSNDRLKQFAYAASHDLQEPLRMVSSYLQLLEERYGDDFDENAQQYVDFAIDGADRMREMVDDLLAFSRVEQSEEEFEPVNCETVIEQVTSDLAVQIEESDPEIVVGSLPTVIASLEQLKQLFSNLISNALKYNESETPRIEISAEERPDYWEFVISDNGIGIDPTKTDRIFEVFKRLHHNDDYPGTGIGLSLCQEIVGNHDGDIWVDSEPGEGSTFTFTLPKRRPS; this is encoded by the coding sequence ATGAGCGAACAGGCAAGTGATCCACACCCCACCGATTTCGGGGATTTTGAGGGTGGATTTGGCGCGATACGCAATCGTCCAGAGGATCGTGAACCGAGCGATTTTCCCCATTCTCACTTCGCTGCCATTTATGAAACGGAGGAGGAACGATTCGCGGCTACGGTCCCTTTCATTCGCGAAGGTTTAGCGGCGGGCGAGCGGTGCCTGTATGTTCTCTCCGACTACCACGAAGAAGAGGTACTCGAAATACTTCGTGAGTGCGGCATCGACGTGGATGCTGCCCTCGAGTCGGGTGCATTCTCGTTTTCCACCGTCGACGAGACGTACCTCCAAAACCGGCCGTTCGACCCCGACGAAATGATCTCCTTTTACCGGTCCGTCGTGACCGAGGCGAACGAGGAGTACGAGGGACTCCGAGTAATCGCGGGGACGAACTGGATTCAGGAAGTTTCTCTGGAGACCTTCATGGAGTACGAGGGGCGAGGTAACACACTCTTTAACGAAACAGACTCGAGGGCTCTCTGTCTCTACGATCGTGACGAGCATTCCTCGGAAGTGATCGCCGATGTGATCCGGACTCACCCGCACCTGATTTACGATAGCACTATCAGTCAAAATTTTTACTATACGCCCGCGAACGAACTCTTCGAGACCCAGGATCACGACGCCGAAGTTGAACGGATGCTCGAAACTCTCAACGGTCGGGCACGGGCCGAATCCGAACTCGCGGACCACAAACGCTTCCTGCAGGAACTCAACGAGATTACCTCGAGACCGGACCGTTCGTTCGAGGAGAAACTCCACGACCTTCTCGACCTCGGATGCAACTGGTTCGATCTCGAACTCGGCGCGCTAAACCGCGTCGATCCGAACGCAAACCGATTGGAGGTAGAGTACATAAACGGCCACCACGACTACTATCAGCCCGGCGCCGACTTCCCGTTGAGTCAGACGTACTGTATCGCTGCGTCCGATATTAAGCAAGCTGCAAGCGTATCAGACCCCACCGAGGAGGGATTCGACGATCTTGCGGTCTATCAGGAGTTCGGTGTCGAGTCGTATTTGGGAACGTACCTCCCTATCCAGGGCGGCGCGGACCGCACGTTCGCCTTTATTGCCGCCAGTCCGCGGGAGGAGCCGTTTTCCACGGAAGACCGCACGTACATCGAATTGATGGGCCAGTGGGTAAAGTACGAACTCGAACGACAGCAGTACGAGGCGGAACTCGAGGAAACGATCGGCGAACTCCGGCAATCGAACGATCGGCTCAAACAATTCGCCTACGCCGCCTCCCACGACCTGCAAGAACCCCTCCGCATGGTCTCGAGTTATCTCCAACTCCTCGAGGAGCGATACGGGGACGATTTCGACGAGAACGCCCAGCAGTACGTTGACTTCGCTATCGACGGCGCAGACCGGATGCGGGAAATGGTGGATGATCTCCTCGCCTTCTCCCGGGTAGAACAGTCCGAGGAGGAATTCGAACCGGTGAACTGTGAGACCGTCATCGAACAGGTCACGAGCGATCTCGCGGTCCAGATCGAAGAATCCGATCCCGAGATAGTAGTGGGATCACTTCCGACGGTGATTGCAAGCCTCGAGCAACTGAAACAACTGTTCTCCAACCTCATTTCGAACGCCCTCAAATACAACGAATCCGAGACGCCTCGTATCGAAATTTCCGCCGAAGAGCGCCCTGATTACTGGGAGTTCGTTATCTCGGACAACGGGATCGGCATCGATCCAACCAAAACGGACCGCATCTTCGAGGTGTTCAAGCGACTCCACCACAACGACGACTATCCAGGGACTGGGATCGGACTCTCGCTGTGTCAGGAAATCGTCGGGAATCACGACGGTGACATATGGGTCGATTCAGAACCTGGTGAGGGGTCGACGTTCACCTTTACGCTCCCGAAACGACGGCCCTCGTGA
- a CDS encoding type IV pilin, whose protein sequence is MTDGKAIQRKLVGTADERAVSPVVGVILMVAITVILAAVIAAFLMDVGENQRAPGRAGVTINESASPHEVTLTSLGDNTDTVTCSAGGGQASSVGDTFDCPDGESVIAVTGDGSETVIRSDI, encoded by the coding sequence ATGACTGACGGAAAAGCGATTCAACGGAAGTTGGTTGGAACGGCTGACGAACGTGCGGTGTCTCCCGTCGTCGGGGTCATATTGATGGTCGCCATTACAGTAATTCTCGCCGCCGTAATTGCGGCGTTCCTGATGGATGTCGGCGAAAATCAACGCGCCCCCGGCCGGGCCGGAGTCACGATCAACGAATCGGCAAGTCCGCATGAGGTGACACTTACGTCGCTCGGCGATAATACGGATACCGTCACGTGTTCGGCCGGTGGCGGTCAGGCGAGTAGCGTCGGCGACACCTTCGATTGTCCGGACGGCGAGAGCGTCATCGCGGTTACCGGTGACGGTTCGGAAACCGTCATCAGATCGGACATCTAG
- a CDS encoding lipid II:glycine glycyltransferase FemX, translated as MAQRTGDTIHPGLNRIESLFSNQYERFTQTEESGLDVTVVDTVKDIGKTEWNGIVERSSRGSVFHRYEWLEAIEEGLGYTPRHLVITKDGNKIGGMPNFVVEIEKTPFKRLSTLYPGFGGPLVPTDTSESLTQLTEAVPNLCGGTTIVHQIRGLDTSYLRYNDLLQSQGYRPFRRECRFLVDLTKGHDEILADMSRTRRRGIERGRDGDYDIVETEITPANLRRFYRTYERVMNRVGGDAYPFSFFDQLRAMDSHLLFLTIQIDGEYAGGMLEVLDDQRDSIHGFFAAVPRAYFDDHASELLYDYVFRWGIENGYETYDFGSTNADFEDGVYRFKEGFGGRAEPVLIWERGCSPLWKLIKAGRSLYWPHYTGS; from the coding sequence ATGGCACAGAGGACTGGCGATACTATTCATCCAGGTCTCAATCGAATCGAATCGCTGTTTTCGAATCAGTACGAGCGATTCACGCAAACTGAGGAATCGGGCCTCGATGTCACCGTCGTCGACACAGTGAAAGATATCGGAAAAACGGAGTGGAACGGTATCGTCGAGCGATCGAGTCGCGGTAGCGTGTTCCATCGATACGAGTGGCTCGAGGCGATCGAGGAGGGACTGGGGTATACCCCTCGGCATCTCGTGATTACCAAGGACGGAAACAAGATCGGCGGAATGCCGAACTTCGTCGTAGAGATCGAAAAGACGCCCTTCAAGCGGCTATCGACGCTTTATCCGGGGTTCGGAGGGCCGCTGGTGCCGACGGATACGTCCGAATCGCTCACCCAGCTGACCGAGGCCGTCCCGAACCTCTGTGGCGGGACGACGATCGTCCATCAGATCAGAGGACTCGACACGAGCTATCTTCGATACAACGATTTGCTTCAGTCCCAGGGGTACCGTCCGTTCAGACGGGAGTGTCGTTTCCTCGTCGATCTAACGAAAGGTCACGACGAGATCCTGGCGGATATGAGTCGAACCCGCAGACGGGGAATCGAACGGGGTCGAGACGGTGACTACGACATCGTCGAAACGGAGATCACTCCGGCAAATTTGCGCCGGTTCTATCGCACGTACGAACGCGTAATGAATCGCGTCGGCGGAGACGCGTATCCGTTCTCGTTTTTCGACCAACTACGGGCGATGGATTCGCATCTTCTCTTTCTAACGATTCAGATCGACGGCGAATACGCCGGGGGGATGCTCGAGGTACTCGACGACCAGCGCGACTCGATTCACGGTTTTTTCGCCGCTGTTCCTCGAGCGTACTTCGACGATCACGCGTCGGAACTCCTGTACGATTACGTTTTCAGGTGGGGTATCGAGAACGGGTACGAGACGTACGATTTCGGAAGTACGAACGCGGATTTCGAAGACGGCGTCTACCGATTCAAAGAGGGTTTCGGAGGACGAGCCGAACCGGTTCTCATATGGGAACGGGGCTGTAGTCCGCTCTGGAAACTGATCAAGGCTGGCAGATCGTTGTATTGGCCCCACTATACAGGGTCCTGA